The Couchioplanes caeruleus nucleotide sequence GTTGGTTGCGGCGCCGGGTGCGGACCGCTGGCCTGGCGTCGTTCCCGGGCCGGCATCGTCCGCGGCCTGGCGTTGGCCCCGGGCCGGCGTCGTCCCGGGCCGGCCGGGGTGGCGCGGCAGGGGTGGCTCGGCGGGCGGAGCCGCGCGTCGTGGGGCGACGCCCTAGGCTGTCCCGCGTGACGGATACTGCTGCAGAGGTACGGGGGGACAGCGGCCCCGAGGTTGCCGCGCTGGTCGCGAGCCGGGTCGTCGATGTTCCCGACTTCCCGAAGCCGGGGATCCTCTTCAAGGACCTGATGCCGCTGTTCGCCGACGGCGACGTGTTCCACGCGGTGATCGACCGGATCATCGCCCACCACGGCGCCGACTCGTTCGATGTGGTGGCCGGGGTGGAGGCGCGCGGGTTCGTGCTGGCGGCCGCCGTGGCGTACGCGACCGGTAAGGGCGTCGTGCCGATCCGTAAGGCCGGGAAGCTGCCGCGGGACGTGTTCTCCGCCTCGTACGCCCTCGAGTACGGCGAGGCGACGCTCGAGGTGCACCAGGACGCCTTCATCGCCGGTCATCGGGTGCTCGTGCTGGACGACGTGCTCGCGACCGGGGGTACGGCCGGGGCGGCGCTGGAGTTGGTGGAGCAGGCCGGTGGGACGGTCGCCGGCCTGACCGTGCTCATGGAGCTGGGGTTCCTGGGCGGGCGGGAACGGCTGGCTCCCCGTACGGTGCATGCGCTGTTGACCGTTTGATCCTGCTGTGGCCGGATGGTGGCACTGTTTCCGGCCGCCAGGCCGGGCCGCCGGGGAAGTCCGGGCGGGTAGGATGGCGTTTCCAACCAGGTGAGCAGTAGCGACGTGAGGAGGCCGGTGTCCAGCGACGTCGCCCCTCCGACGGAGGGCACGGTGCAGCCGACCGACGCGACCAAGGCTTCCACGCCGCCGAGTGACTCGGCGGCGCCGGCGAAGCCTGACGGAGCTACCCCGACCAAGCCGACGAATGCCGCCAGACCGGCGAGTCCCGCGACGCCGGAGGTGACGTCCGCCGCCGGTTCGGCGACCGCCCCGGTCCCGGCCGCCGCTTCCACGCGTGCCCCGGCGACCGAAGCCGCCACCACCGAAGCCGCCACCACCGGACCCGCAACGGCCGGAGCTGCATCCGCGCGCCCCGCAACCACCGAAGCCGCACCCCCACGCACCCCGGCCACCGGACCCGCAACCGGCGGAGCCGCACCCGCACACCCCGCGCCCACCGGCAGCGCACCCATCGGAGGCGCGGGGGCAGGAGGCACGCCCACCGGAGCCAAGCCTGCCGGAGCCAAGCCCGCCGGAGGCACGGCCGCCGGAGGCACGGCCGCGGGAGCTCGCGCCGCGGGGACCCCGGTCGCCGATCCGGAAGCGACCCAGCCGCTGGCGCCCGGCGAGGAGCCGGCCAGCACGTTCGGCGGGCTCGCCAGCGCGCCCACCGGCCGCCGCGTGCGGGCCCGGCTGGCGCGGTTCAACGCTCCCTGGCAGAGCACGCAGGTGAGCGAGGTGCTCGAGCCGCTGATCGCCACGCACCGGGCCAGCCACCCGAAGGCCGACGGGCGGGCGCTGCAGCGTGCCTTCGACGTCGCCGCGCGCTGGCATTCCGGGCAGTATCGCAAGTCCGGCGACCCGTACATCACGCATCCGCTGGCCGTGGCGACGATCCTGGCGAACCTGGGCATGGACACCACGACGCTGGTGGCCGCGCTGCTGCACGACACGATCGAGGACACCGACTACAGCCTCGAGCAGATGCGGGCCGACTTCGGTGGCGAGGTCGCGCTGCTCGTCGACGGCGTCACGAAGCTGGACCGGGTCAAGCTGGGCGATGCGG carries:
- a CDS encoding adenine phosphoribosyltransferase — protein: MTDTAAEVRGDSGPEVAALVASRVVDVPDFPKPGILFKDLMPLFADGDVFHAVIDRIIAHHGADSFDVVAGVEARGFVLAAAVAYATGKGVVPIRKAGKLPRDVFSASYALEYGEATLEVHQDAFIAGHRVLVLDDVLATGGTAGAALELVEQAGGTVAGLTVLMELGFLGGRERLAPRTVHALLTV